One stretch of Malus domestica chromosome 14, GDT2T_hap1 DNA includes these proteins:
- the LOC103431074 gene encoding metal tolerance protein 1-like, with translation MEAQNSGHSHVVEVGGDVPATDTSLCGTKICGDAPCGFSDAKTSYKDAQERSASMRKLLIAVVLCVVFMSVEVVGGIKANSLAILTDAAHLLSDVAAFAISLFSLWASGWEATPRQSYGFFRIEILGALVSIQMIWLLAGILVYEAIARLIHGTGEVEGFLMFLVSAFGLLVNIAMALLLGHDHGHDHGHGHGHGHGGHGHGHGHGGHGHGHGHGGHGHGHGDGDHNHGHGDGDHNHSHEDHDETHNHGITVTTHHSHHHEVHSNHDDKHHHTDVINSTEPLLNHSSEGEKKPEGKKKKQRNINVQGAYLHVLGDSIQSIGVMIGGGLIWYKPEWKIIDLICTLVFSIIVLSTTIRMLRNILEVLMESTPREIDATKIEKGLCEMDEVVAIHELHIWAITVGKVLMACHVIVKPDANADMVLEKVVDYIKREYNISHVTIQIERQ, from the coding sequence ATGGAAGCTCAAAATTCTGGGCATTCGCATGTAGTTGAAGTAGGTGGAGATGTGCCAGCTACAGATACGAGCTTGTGTGGGACCAAGATTTGTGGGGATGCACCATGCGGATTTTCAGATGCTAAAACTAGTTACAAAGATGCACAGGAACGGTCAGCATCCATGCGGAAGCTTCTGATAGCAGTTGTCCTCTGTGTCGTTTTCATGAGTGTGGAGGTTGTTGGGGGTATCAAAGCCAACAGTCTTGCGATTCTCACTGATGCGGCTCATTTGTTGTCAGATGTTGCCGCATTTGCAATTTCTTTGTTCTCACTTTGGGCATCAGGATGGGAGGCAACTCCTCGTCAGTCGTATGGCTTCTTCCGGATTGAAATACTAGGTGCTCTTGTTTCCATTCAGATGATTTGGCTGCTTGCTGGGATCCTTGTTTATGAAGCCATTGCAAGACTTATCCATGGCACTGGTGAAGTTGAGGGCTTTCTCATGTTTCTTGTTTCTGCGTTTGGTTTACTGGTTAATATCGCCATGGCACTCTTATTGGGTCATGATCATGGGCACGATCATGGACATGGACATGGACATGGCCATGGTGGGCACGGACATGGACATGGCCATGGTGGGCACGGACATGGACATGGCCATGGTGGGCATGGTCATGGTCATGGAGATGGTGATCATAATCATGGTCATGGAGATGGTGATCATAATCATAGTCATGAGGATCATGATGAGACCCATAACCATGGGATTACTGTGACAACACATCACTCTCATCATCATGAGGTGCACTCGAATCATGACGACAAGCACCATCATACCGATGTAATTAACAGCACAGAACCTCTGCTCAATCATAGCTCTGAAGGTGAAAAGAAACCAGAAGGTAAAAAGAAGAAGCAACGAAACATCAATGTGCAGGGGGCTTATCTTCATGTACTTGGCGATTCCATTCAGAGTATTGGAGTGATGATTGGTGGAGGGCTTATCTGGTACAAGCCAGAGTGGAAGATTATTGATCTGATATGTACTCTTGTATTTTCAATAATCGTGCTGTCGACAACAATTCGGATGTTGAGGAACATTTTGGAGGTTTTGATGGAGAGCACTCCCAGGGAGATTGATGCCACAAAGATTGAGAAAGGTCTCTGCGAGATGGATGAGGTAGTTGCCATTCACGAGCTGCACATATGGGCGATAACTGTTGGGAAGGTGTTAATGGCTTGTCATGTTATCGTTAAGCCGGATGCTAATGCCGATATGGTGCTGGAAAAGGTTGTAGACTACATCAAGAGAGAATATAATATCAGTCATGTAACGATTCAGATAGAACGTCAGTAG
- the LOC103431087 gene encoding caffeic acid 3-O-methyltransferase-like, translated as MVLKAAIELGVLDIIHRAGAGALLSPSQIASQLRSLHNPNASSVLDRMLCLLSAYSILTCSTIQANGKVIRVYGLAPVSKYFMYQLDAVLEGGLPFSQAYGMNVVDYIGRDDRLGGLFTDSMKEFNLIFKKEILEIYTGFEGLHTLVDVGGGDGTILNMIISKHPAIKGINYDLPSVVEKSPSHPGIEHIAGDMFVRIPKGDAIFMKWILHGWDDDRCLMILKNCYEALPDNGKVIVVDMVIQEAPGTSFSAKSLFLFDVYLMNTNVMGKERTERELQSMAKAAGFSDI; from the exons ATGGTGCTTAAAGCAGCCATAGAGCTTGGTGTACTTGACATTATCCACAGAGCTGGCGCCGGAGCCCTGCTTTCGCCTTCCCAAATAGCGTCTCAGCTTCGATCTCTCCACAATCCGAATGCCTCTTCAGTTCTTGATCGCATGCTTTGCCTTCTTTCTGCTTACTCTATTCTCACTTGCTCAACAATCCAAGCTAATGGGAAGGTTATTAGGGTTTATGGGTTGGCACCTGTCTCCAAATACTTTAt GTACCAGTTAGATGCAGTTTTGGAAGGAGGACTCCCATTTAGCCAGGCCTATGGAATGAATGTGGTGGATTACATTGGTAGGGATGACAGACTTGGTGGACTGTTTACGGACTCAATGAAAGAGTTTAACCTCATTTTTAAGAAGGAGATTCTGGAGATTTATACGGGTTTCGAAGGTCTACACACACTGGTAGATGTGGGTGGTGGCGACGGTACTATTCTTAACATGATAATTTCCAAGCACCCTGCCATCAAGGGCATCAACTATGATTTGCCTTCAGTTGTCGAAAAGTCTCCCTCCCATCCCG GTATAGAGCACATTGCAGGAGATATGTTTGTGAGGATTCCGAAAGGCGATGCCATTTTCATGAAG TGGATACTACACGGTTGGGATGATGATCGATGCTTGATGATACTGAAGAATTGCTATGAGGCCTTGCCAGACAACGGAAAAGTGATAGTGGTGGATATGGTGATACAAGAAGCCCCGGGAACAAGTTTTTCTGCTAaaagtttgtttctgtttgatGTGTACCTAATGAATACCAATGTGATGGGAAAGGAGAGAACAGAGAGAGAATTACAAAGTATGGCAAAAGCAGCAGGATTTTCAGACATTTGA